A section of the Veillonella criceti genome encodes:
- a CDS encoding CitMHS family transporter, which yields MFLGILGLLMIVIIVWSLIQSKTNPVPIFVIVPIIMAVIAGFGPSDIFTFIQAGVSKTWSTAVLFIFSIVYFSLMSDVGLFDPLVNYLAKKAGNNIMLVTIATALIAVVGHLDGALASTLLITIPAMLPIYKKLHIRPVTLVCIIGAAMSIMNLVPWGGPVARTGVVLNADVNALWQALIPLQGVGLVILIIFAAYMGMVEKRRGAGLNPTGEAALLDSSLVPTDGNVTSEDLEAMKRPKLLWFNGLLTLVVIGLLCFTKIPLYGAFMFGLAIALIVNFPGAKAQSKAIKMHADTALTMPMILLASGVFLGVLSGTKMMDNMASMLITLVPDFLGGHLQTIFGILGVPIGMLLGTDSYFFGLVPLAISVGEKFGVNPQDMAMAMLISKNYGVLVTPHAATTFLACGLAGIEIKDMLKFCAPRLFIMSLISLACGAMLGLFHI from the coding sequence ATGTTTTTAGGTATTCTTGGCCTATTGATGATTGTTATCATCGTTTGGTCCCTAATTCAATCTAAAACAAATCCAGTGCCGATTTTCGTAATCGTGCCAATTATTATGGCTGTTATTGCTGGTTTTGGTCCATCTGACATTTTTACATTTATTCAAGCAGGTGTATCTAAGACTTGGTCCACAGCGGTATTATTTATCTTCTCTATTGTATACTTCTCCTTGATGAGTGATGTTGGTTTATTTGATCCTTTGGTAAATTATTTGGCTAAAAAAGCCGGCAATAATATTATGTTAGTTACCATTGCAACTGCACTTATCGCTGTAGTAGGTCACTTGGATGGTGCATTAGCATCTACATTGTTAATCACAATTCCAGCTATGCTTCCTATTTATAAGAAGTTACACATTCGTCCTGTAACTTTGGTATGTATCATTGGTGCCGCTATGAGTATTATGAACTTAGTACCATGGGGTGGCCCAGTAGCTCGTACAGGCGTTGTATTGAATGCTGACGTAAATGCATTATGGCAGGCGTTGATTCCATTACAAGGTGTAGGTTTGGTAATCTTGATTATATTTGCTGCTTACATGGGTATGGTTGAAAAACGTCGTGGTGCAGGCTTAAATCCAACTGGTGAAGCTGCTTTGTTAGATTCCTCTTTAGTACCAACTGATGGCAATGTAACTTCTGAAGATTTAGAAGCTATGAAACGTCCTAAATTATTATGGTTCAACGGTTTATTGACATTAGTCGTTATTGGTTTACTTTGCTTCACTAAGATTCCGCTTTACGGGGCCTTTATGTTTGGTCTTGCTATTGCTTTAATCGTAAACTTCCCTGGTGCTAAAGCACAGTCTAAAGCAATTAAAATGCATGCTGATACAGCTTTGACCATGCCTATGATTTTATTGGCTTCTGGTGTATTCCTTGGTGTATTAAGTGGTACAAAAATGATGGATAACATGGCTTCCATGTTGATTACATTAGTACCTGATTTCCTTGGTGGTCATTTACAGACTATCTTCGGTATTCTTGGTGTGCCAATCGGTATGTTGCTTGGTACTGACTCCTACTTCTTTGGTCTTGTTCCATTGGCTATTAGTGTAGGTGAAAAATTTGGTGTAAACCCTCAAGATATGGCTATGGCTATGTTGATTTCTAAAAACTATGGTGTATTAGTAACCCCTCATGCGGCGACTACATTCTTAGCTTGTGGTTTAGCAGGTATTGAAATTAAAGATATGTTGAAATTCTGTGCTCCACGCTTGTTCATCATGTCCTTGATTTCCTTGGCTTGTGGCGCTATGTTAGGTTTATTCCATATCTAA